One Pseudonocardia sediminis DNA window includes the following coding sequences:
- a CDS encoding AraC family transcriptional regulator codes for MPDDHVVPARDLPPDYTVVAHRRGRTSLRCRVGGRWRQESLGPGDVSLLTRDAEPLWDRPAGVEVVQVPLSRTALARAGREMYGRDVADIELRDVIRTEDPAIHRTALLIGDETELGATGSGLMVEALSSQIAVHVLRRHARVRLREPGGTEALTFAQERRVRDHVHRNLDASLTLDELAAVAGMSRFRFARRFRLTTGTTPHEFVLQARVGRARVLLERSATPLFEVAARCGFADQSHLTREFRKRTGTTPGRYRSGTR; via the coding sequence GTGCCGGACGACCACGTCGTGCCCGCGCGGGACCTCCCGCCCGACTACACCGTCGTGGCGCACCGCCGGGGACGGACATCGCTGCGCTGCCGGGTCGGCGGCCGCTGGCGGCAGGAGTCGCTCGGCCCGGGCGACGTGTCGCTGCTGACCCGCGACGCCGAACCGCTCTGGGACCGCCCGGCCGGCGTCGAGGTCGTGCAGGTCCCGCTCAGCCGCACGGCGCTGGCACGGGCCGGCCGGGAGATGTACGGCCGCGACGTCGCCGACATCGAGCTGCGCGACGTCATCCGGACCGAGGACCCGGCGATCCACCGCACCGCGCTGCTGATCGGCGACGAGACGGAGCTCGGCGCGACCGGCAGCGGTCTGATGGTCGAGGCCCTGTCGTCCCAGATCGCCGTGCACGTGCTGCGCCGACACGCCCGGGTGCGGCTGCGCGAGCCCGGTGGCACCGAGGCCCTGACGTTCGCCCAGGAACGCCGCGTCCGCGACCACGTGCACCGGAACCTGGACGCGTCGCTGACGCTCGACGAGCTGGCCGCCGTGGCCGGGATGAGCCGCTTCCGGTTCGCCCGCCGCTTCCGTCTGACCACCGGTACGACGCCGCACGAGTTCGTGCTGCAGGCCCGCGTCGGCCGGGCCCGCGTCCTCCTGGAACGGAGCGCCACCCCGCTGTTCGAGGTCGCCGCACGCTGCGGCTTCGCCGACCAGAGCCACCTGACCCGCGAGTTCCGCAAGCGCACCGGGACGACACCGGGCCGTTACCGGTCGGGCACCCGGTAG
- a CDS encoding ketohydroxyglutarate aldolase: MSEKVTISVADGHVDRIDEVVARLEAAGVQVENVLRAVGVITGSCEESGMQALGVLDGVGSVEKDRTVQLPPPDSDVQ; encoded by the coding sequence GTGTCGGAGAAGGTGACGATCTCGGTCGCCGACGGCCACGTCGACCGGATCGACGAGGTCGTCGCCCGGCTCGAGGCGGCCGGCGTGCAGGTGGAGAACGTCCTGCGCGCCGTCGGCGTGATCACCGGGTCGTGCGAGGAGTCGGGCATGCAGGCCCTCGGCGTGCTCGACGGGGTCGGCTCCGTCGAGAAGGACCGCACGGTGCAGCTCCCGCCGCCCGACTCGGACGTGCAGTAG
- a CDS encoding S8 family serine peptidase: MVAARAVGNGSRVTTTGRYLLVLGDALLGDDDSAARSAVQELTGLSEVTSTRDAAGPTTAGGGARPTLFSRLGIAVADLTSEQLRAARADRRLVGVEPERVQYAIGNPLSEEYLRGFSDAARFLHEQAAGAGAGTGTVGTAQFGDTDKVTWGLQATGADQSPETGKGITVAVLDTGLDLTHPDFAGRQIESRSFVDGQPVQDVQGHGTHTAGTTAGPLAPTTGRRYGVAHEATLIIGKVLGDDGSGTDAGILEGIDWAITSGARVISMSLGSDVNEVSAAYENVGRRALDAGSLIVAAAGNNAERSKGNAGFVGIPANSPSVMAVAAVDSALAIADFSAASSAVEGGQIDIAGPGVDVYSSWPSPQNTNTISGTSMATPHVAGIAALWSQRTGATGQQLWAQLVQAAQRLPLPSGDVGSGLVRAPGA, encoded by the coding sequence ATGGTGGCAGCGCGCGCGGTCGGAAACGGGAGCAGGGTCACGACGACCGGCCGGTACCTGCTGGTCCTGGGGGACGCCCTGTTGGGTGACGACGACTCCGCGGCCCGCAGTGCGGTGCAGGAGCTGACCGGGCTCTCGGAGGTGACCAGCACCCGCGACGCCGCGGGGCCGACCACCGCCGGAGGGGGCGCCCGGCCGACGCTGTTCTCCCGGCTGGGCATCGCCGTCGCCGACCTGACCTCGGAGCAGCTGCGCGCGGCACGCGCCGACCGGCGCCTGGTCGGGGTGGAGCCGGAGCGGGTGCAGTACGCGATCGGCAACCCGCTGTCCGAGGAGTACCTGCGCGGGTTCTCCGACGCCGCGCGGTTCCTGCACGAGCAGGCCGCGGGTGCGGGCGCCGGCACGGGGACGGTCGGCACCGCGCAGTTCGGCGACACCGACAAGGTGACCTGGGGTCTGCAGGCCACCGGCGCCGACCAGAGCCCGGAGACCGGCAAGGGGATCACCGTCGCGGTGCTCGACACCGGTCTCGACCTCACCCACCCCGACTTCGCCGGCCGCCAGATCGAGTCCCGCTCGTTCGTAGACGGGCAGCCGGTTCAGGACGTGCAGGGCCACGGCACGCACACCGCCGGCACCACCGCGGGCCCGCTCGCCCCCACCACCGGCCGCCGCTACGGCGTCGCGCACGAGGCCACCCTGATCATCGGCAAGGTCCTCGGCGACGACGGCTCCGGCACCGACGCCGGCATCCTGGAGGGCATCGACTGGGCCATCACCAGCGGCGCCCGGGTGATCTCGATGTCGCTGGGTTCGGACGTCAACGAGGTCTCGGCGGCCTACGAGAACGTCGGGCGCCGGGCGCTCGACGCCGGCTCGCTGATCGTCGCGGCGGCGGGCAACAACGCCGAGCGCAGCAAGGGCAACGCCGGCTTCGTCGGGATCCCGGCCAACAGCCCGTCGGTGATGGCGGTGGCCGCGGTGGACAGCGCGCTGGCGATCGCCGACTTCTCCGCCGCGAGCTCGGCCGTCGAGGGCGGCCAGATCGACATCGCCGGACCGGGCGTCGACGTCTACTCCAGCTGGCCGTCGCCGCAGAACACGAACACGATCTCCGGCACGTCCATGGCGACGCCGCACGTCGCGGGCATCGCCGCGCTGTGGTCGCAGCGCACCGGGGCGACCGGGCAGCAGCTCTGGGCCCAGCTCGTGCAGGCCGCGCAGCGGCTGCCGCTGCCGTCCGGCGACGTCGGGTCCGGGCTCGTCCGGGCACCCGGCGCCTGA
- a CDS encoding choline/carnitine O-acyltransferase, whose protein sequence is MTDTDVSTATFGNDDRLPQVPLPTLENSAARFLEWCAPLLTDEQLATTRAATDELLAPDGPARALHADLERFAARDDVASWLDEFWPRRYLGRRDRIALNANFFFLFGDSDSDQPTRAAELTVAALGHKAQLDDESFPPLLARGAPQSMEQSRHLFSTTRIPGAPQDTVRTPYSDEWPGPSTERHILVLSRGRIHRMDVLGADGHPHTVDEIAAGMRTVLAAATDRAPVEESVGSLTTKARAEWAASRSALAALDPANADAIDLIERALFCVDLDDVTPTGSGDDRDQQICRAMLAGDSGNRWFDKAVSFVVLADGTAGINVEHCLLDGTTILTLVDAMLGEPVSAHAERVGARSQGEPAVTPVKFVLDDALRADVRAAAEDFDAFLAATATTVLTFDDFGAEVAKSLGSSPDAFVQMAYQLAHRRARGLTAATYESIATRQFRGGRTEAMRVVTPQVVAFVDAMEDASSDAGARREAFRAAAAAHGARAKQCQAGDAPEQHLWELELIQERRGADIGVTEPMALFDSPGWQIMRSDYLSTSSAPSTHIRYFGFGSTSEQCIGVAYVLLPDRLHVHLSTPEAVAGQMTAFATELRRAVAELRELLGSE, encoded by the coding sequence TTCCTGGAGTGGTGCGCCCCGCTGCTGACCGACGAGCAGCTGGCCACGACGAGGGCCGCGACCGACGAGCTCCTCGCCCCGGACGGCCCCGCCCGCGCGCTGCACGCCGACCTGGAGCGCTTCGCCGCACGGGACGACGTCGCGAGCTGGCTCGACGAGTTCTGGCCGCGCCGCTACCTCGGCCGCCGGGACCGGATCGCGCTCAACGCGAACTTCTTCTTCCTGTTCGGGGACTCGGACTCCGACCAGCCCACCCGTGCCGCGGAGCTGACCGTCGCCGCACTCGGGCACAAGGCACAGCTCGACGACGAGTCGTTCCCGCCGCTGCTCGCCCGCGGCGCGCCGCAGTCGATGGAGCAGAGCAGGCACCTGTTCTCCACCACCCGCATCCCCGGGGCGCCACAGGACACCGTCCGGACGCCGTACTCCGACGAGTGGCCCGGTCCCTCCACCGAGCGCCACATCCTGGTGCTGTCCCGCGGGCGGATCCACCGGATGGACGTCCTCGGCGCCGACGGGCACCCGCACACCGTCGACGAGATCGCGGCCGGGATGCGCACCGTGCTGGCCGCGGCGACCGACCGGGCGCCGGTCGAGGAGTCGGTCGGCTCCCTGACCACGAAGGCCCGCGCCGAGTGGGCCGCGTCCCGGTCCGCGCTCGCCGCGCTCGACCCGGCCAACGCGGACGCGATCGACCTGATCGAGCGCGCGCTGTTCTGCGTCGACCTCGACGACGTCACCCCCACCGGTTCAGGCGACGACCGCGACCAGCAGATCTGCCGCGCGATGCTGGCCGGCGACAGCGGCAACCGCTGGTTCGACAAGGCCGTCTCGTTCGTCGTGCTCGCCGACGGCACCGCCGGGATCAACGTCGAGCACTGCCTGCTCGACGGCACCACGATCCTGACCCTGGTCGACGCGATGCTCGGCGAGCCCGTCTCCGCCCATGCCGAGCGGGTCGGCGCGCGCAGCCAGGGCGAGCCGGCCGTCACGCCGGTGAAGTTCGTGCTCGACGACGCGCTGCGCGCCGACGTCCGCGCCGCCGCCGAGGACTTCGACGCGTTCCTGGCCGCGACCGCGACGACCGTGCTGACGTTCGACGACTTCGGCGCGGAGGTGGCGAAATCGCTGGGCAGCTCGCCGGACGCGTTCGTGCAGATGGCCTACCAGCTCGCCCACCGCCGGGCCCGCGGCCTGACCGCGGCGACCTACGAGTCGATCGCGACCCGGCAGTTCCGGGGCGGGCGCACCGAGGCGATGCGGGTGGTGACGCCCCAGGTCGTCGCGTTCGTCGACGCGATGGAGGACGCCTCCTCCGACGCCGGTGCCCGCCGGGAGGCCTTCCGGGCCGCCGCGGCCGCGCACGGTGCGCGGGCCAAGCAGTGCCAGGCCGGTGACGCCCCCGAGCAGCACCTGTGGGAGCTGGAGCTGATCCAGGAGCGTCGCGGCGCCGACATCGGCGTGACCGAGCCGATGGCACTGTTCGACTCCCCCGGCTGGCAGATCATGCGGTCGGACTACCTCTCGACCAGCTCGGCCCCGTCGACGCACATCCGGTACTTCGGGTTCGGCTCGACCAGCGAGCAGTGCATCGGCGTCGCCTACGTGCTGCTCCCGGACCGCCTGCACGTGCACCTGAGCACCCCGGAGGCCGTCGCCGGGCAGATGACCGCGTTCGCCACCGAGCTGCGCCGCGCGGTCGCCGAGCTGCGGGAGCTGCTCGGCTCGGAGTGA
- a CDS encoding NAD-dependent epimerase/dehydratase family protein codes for MERFLVTGSSGHLGEALVRTLRGRGDDVVGLDVLPSPWTSVVGSVTDPGVVRRALDGVTHVLHTATLHKPHVGSHPRQAFVDVNVSGTLALLEASAAAGVTSLVFTSSTSAFGRALSPPAGAPAAWITEDVAPVVRNVYGATKTAAEDLCELTARDLGLPVVVLRTSRFFPEGDDRDDVRDAYPDTNLKLVEYLYRRVEITDVVDAHLLAATRAPGLGFGRYVVSATTPFTRDDLAELGRDAPAVVARRVPELARFLDARGWRMLPALDRVYVNERARADLGWTPRHDVHAVMELIATTGDARSPLARAVGEKGYHAVPTGIYTR; via the coding sequence GTGGAGAGATTCCTGGTCACGGGCAGCTCGGGACACCTCGGCGAGGCGCTGGTGCGCACGCTGCGCGGCCGCGGCGACGACGTCGTCGGCCTCGACGTGCTGCCCTCGCCCTGGACGTCGGTGGTCGGGTCGGTCACCGACCCCGGCGTCGTCCGGCGCGCGCTCGACGGCGTGACGCACGTGCTGCACACCGCGACGCTGCACAAGCCGCACGTCGGCTCGCACCCGCGGCAGGCGTTCGTCGACGTCAACGTGAGCGGGACGCTCGCCCTGCTCGAGGCCTCCGCCGCGGCCGGGGTGACGAGCCTGGTGTTCACGAGCAGCACCAGCGCGTTCGGCCGGGCCCTGTCGCCCCCGGCCGGCGCGCCCGCGGCGTGGATCACCGAGGACGTGGCCCCGGTCGTCCGCAACGTCTACGGCGCGACCAAGACCGCCGCCGAGGACCTGTGCGAGCTCACCGCGCGCGACCTCGGGCTGCCGGTGGTCGTGCTGCGGACCTCGCGGTTCTTCCCCGAGGGCGACGACCGCGACGACGTCCGCGACGCCTACCCGGACACGAACCTCAAGCTCGTCGAGTACCTCTACCGCCGGGTCGAGATCACCGACGTCGTCGACGCGCACCTGCTCGCCGCCACGCGCGCCCCCGGGCTGGGGTTCGGGCGCTACGTCGTCAGCGCGACCACACCGTTCACCCGCGACGACCTGGCCGAGCTCGGCCGTGACGCCCCGGCCGTCGTCGCGCGCCGGGTGCCGGAGCTGGCGCGGTTCCTCGACGCGCGCGGCTGGCGGATGCTGCCGGCGCTGGACCGCGTCTACGTCAACGAGCGGGCCCGCGCCGACCTCGGCTGGACCCCGCGCCACGACGTGCACGCGGTGATGGAGCTGATCGCCACGACCGGTGACGCCCGCTCGCCGCTCGCCCGCGCCGTCGGGGAGAAGGGCTATCACGCCGTCCCGACCGGGATCTACACGCGGTGA
- a CDS encoding zinc-binding dehydrogenase, with amino-acid sequence MPDTMRALAILRVGEVGLVERDIPRAGPGEAVVRTTASLICTSDVHTVAGALPVPDGRLLGHESVGIVHEVGEGVTTCKVGDRVAVNAVTPDGTCDACQQGYTSQCGGPLGGYRFTIQKDGNLAEYFHVNDADYNLAPIPEGLADEVAVYACDMLSTGFIGAENANIPIGGTAAVFAQGAVGLSATMGAKLCGAGLIIAVEGIPGRAALAKQFGADIVIDPADGNVAEQIMDITHGGVDGAIEALGHPDTWEGCLRSTKAGGTISNLGYHGVEGPTLSIPLDAFGLGMSGKKIVTDLCPGGRERMSRLMRLLDTNKVDPTPMTTHRFAIGDVEAAFETMSSKSDGVVKPLITYP; translated from the coding sequence ATGCCCGACACGATGCGCGCCCTCGCCATTCTCCGAGTCGGGGAGGTCGGCCTGGTCGAGCGGGACATCCCCCGGGCGGGCCCGGGCGAGGCCGTCGTCCGCACCACGGCGTCGCTGATCTGCACCTCCGACGTGCACACCGTGGCCGGCGCGCTGCCGGTCCCCGACGGGCGGCTGCTCGGTCACGAGAGCGTCGGCATCGTGCACGAGGTCGGCGAGGGCGTGACGACCTGCAAGGTCGGCGACCGGGTCGCGGTCAACGCCGTCACCCCGGACGGCACCTGTGACGCCTGTCAGCAGGGCTACACCTCGCAGTGCGGCGGGCCGCTGGGCGGCTACCGGTTCACCATCCAGAAGGACGGCAACCTCGCCGAGTACTTCCACGTCAACGACGCCGACTACAACCTCGCCCCGATCCCGGAGGGCCTGGCCGACGAGGTCGCCGTCTACGCCTGCGACATGCTCTCCACCGGCTTCATCGGGGCGGAGAACGCGAACATCCCGATCGGCGGGACGGCGGCCGTGTTCGCCCAGGGCGCCGTCGGTCTCTCGGCCACGATGGGCGCCAAGCTCTGCGGCGCGGGCCTGATCATCGCCGTCGAGGGCATCCCGGGCCGAGCGGCGCTGGCCAAGCAGTTCGGCGCGGACATCGTCATCGACCCGGCCGACGGCAACGTCGCCGAGCAGATCATGGACATCACCCACGGCGGCGTCGACGGCGCGATCGAGGCGCTCGGGCACCCCGACACCTGGGAGGGCTGCCTGCGCTCGACGAAGGCCGGCGGCACGATCTCCAACCTGGGCTACCACGGCGTCGAGGGCCCGACCCTGTCCATCCCGCTCGACGCGTTCGGGCTCGGCATGTCCGGGAAGAAGATCGTCACCGACCTCTGCCCGGGCGGCCGGGAGCGGATGTCGCGGCTGATGCGCCTGCTCGACACCAACAAGGTCGACCCGACTCCGATGACCACCCACCGGTTCGCCATCGGTGACGTCGAGGCGGCGTTCGAGACGATGAGCTCGAAGTCCGACGGCGTGGTGAAGCCGCTGATCACCTACCCCTGA
- a CDS encoding ATP-binding protein — protein sequence MDPQDLELLLTGLRQLGGEPTDVEVKRAEGGLPTTVAETASAFSNGNGGLIVLGVDEPGGFVVVDVGDPVKLRNDLASALSDQLEPPVRASVEMVDTGNGIVVVAEIVPLPSDLRPCFVVKRGIANGSYVRTGDGDRRMTQAEIGLAIANRGQPTYDIEPVTGAGLDDLDPGAVGRMLERARSTSRSLRDVGDEVALSRLRVIVRDESGEYVPSLGGLLALGEFPQKFFPQLMVSLVVYPGSDANRPGESPRFLDNPVFRGSIPELVSESVAAIRRNIAVRGFVTEAGRQEQLDYPMEAVREAVVNALLHRDYSPVTRGTQILIELHPDRLIVRSPGDLFGPVTLVDLGEEGVSSSRNSYLAQLLSDTYMPRSDRLVAENRASGIPTMIRELRRSGQARPRFVNPPGRFEVRLARSELMDPDTRRWLDEVRRPGFTQLHDLALALLAHGQDLSNADLREYGADRVEATGVLGDLVATGLATRTGGRRYARYRLAGRTRSDDGLFPDPLDAADEASTYDAVVAAFRRSGRTTAVDLARETRRSRPTVLSVVRQLMEEGLVRADGAPTSPRRGYVWQEPRTAGDRDPRR from the coding sequence GTGGATCCCCAGGACCTCGAACTCCTCCTGACCGGTCTCCGGCAGCTCGGCGGCGAGCCGACCGACGTCGAGGTCAAGAGAGCTGAGGGTGGTCTGCCGACCACCGTGGCGGAGACGGCCTCAGCATTCTCCAACGGCAACGGTGGACTGATCGTGCTCGGAGTCGACGAGCCGGGTGGATTCGTCGTCGTCGACGTGGGGGATCCGGTCAAGCTCCGCAATGACCTCGCATCCGCCTTGAGCGACCAGCTCGAGCCTCCCGTCCGGGCATCCGTCGAGATGGTGGACACCGGGAACGGAATCGTGGTGGTCGCCGAGATCGTCCCTCTGCCCTCCGACCTACGACCCTGTTTCGTCGTCAAGCGTGGCATCGCGAACGGGTCCTACGTCCGGACCGGCGACGGTGACCGGCGGATGACCCAGGCCGAGATCGGGCTGGCGATCGCGAACCGAGGGCAGCCGACCTACGACATCGAGCCGGTGACGGGCGCCGGTCTCGACGACCTGGACCCCGGCGCGGTCGGACGGATGCTGGAGCGAGCTCGATCGACCAGCCGGTCGTTGCGCGACGTCGGCGACGAGGTCGCACTGAGTCGGCTGCGGGTGATCGTGCGCGACGAGTCGGGTGAGTACGTACCGTCCCTCGGCGGCCTGCTCGCCCTGGGCGAGTTCCCCCAGAAGTTCTTCCCTCAGTTGATGGTCTCGTTGGTCGTCTACCCCGGTAGCGATGCGAATCGTCCCGGCGAGTCGCCCCGATTCCTGGACAACCCGGTCTTCCGGGGGTCGATTCCCGAACTCGTCAGCGAATCCGTTGCGGCGATCCGCCGCAACATCGCCGTCCGCGGGTTCGTCACCGAGGCTGGCCGGCAGGAACAGCTCGACTATCCGATGGAAGCGGTCCGCGAAGCAGTGGTGAATGCGCTGCTGCATCGTGACTACAGCCCGGTGACCCGAGGGACGCAGATTCTCATCGAGCTTCATCCGGACAGGTTGATCGTACGTAGTCCCGGCGACCTCTTCGGACCGGTCACGCTGGTGGACCTGGGCGAGGAGGGAGTGTCGTCGTCGAGGAACTCCTATTTGGCGCAGCTCCTCTCCGACACCTACATGCCCCGCAGCGACCGCCTTGTCGCCGAGAACCGGGCCTCCGGGATCCCGACGATGATCCGCGAGCTCCGGCGTTCGGGTCAGGCCCGGCCCCGCTTCGTCAACCCACCCGGTCGGTTCGAGGTCCGTCTCGCCCGTTCGGAGCTCATGGACCCGGACACCAGACGGTGGCTCGACGAGGTGCGACGACCCGGCTTCACCCAGCTGCACGATCTTGCGCTGGCACTGTTGGCGCACGGTCAGGACCTGAGCAACGCCGATCTCCGGGAGTACGGCGCCGATCGCGTCGAGGCGACGGGGGTTCTCGGGGACCTGGTCGCGACGGGTCTCGCCACCCGCACCGGCGGGCGTCGGTACGCGCGCTACCGGCTGGCCGGGCGGACCCGATCGGACGACGGCCTCTTTCCCGATCCACTCGATGCGGCGGACGAGGCGTCGACCTACGACGCGGTGGTCGCCGCGTTCCGACGGTCCGGACGTACGACGGCGGTCGACCTGGCCAGGGAGACACGCCGTTCTCGACCGACCGTGCTGAGTGTGGTCCGGCAACTGATGGAAGAAGGACTCGTCCGTGCGGACGGTGCTCCGACGAGCCCTCGTCGTGGTTACGTGTGGCAGGAGCCTCGGACAGCGGGGGACCGGGATCCGCGTCGCTGA